The following proteins are encoded in a genomic region of Cryptomeria japonica chromosome 11, Sugi_1.0, whole genome shotgun sequence:
- the LOC131061340 gene encoding beta-amylase 3, chloroplastic: MTLMFSSSSNVGALGSKCFSKGFSSDSDGLRLTSPRHNRAVSLKSNISTGTTSRVNCLRSSRRLKTLCEACTMQCDEKLIHESPSGRKAQNVKGVPVFVMLPLDTVNFNGSLNRKRAMNASLLALKSAGVRGVMVDVWWGLVEKDGPMQYNWSGYRELVDMVAKHGLELQAVMSFHQCGGNVGDSCNIPLPGWVLQEVHQNPDMVYTDKQGRRNHEYISLGCDTMPLLKGRSPIQVYTDYMASFRDTFKDALGNVIVEIQVGMGPCGELRYPSYPESNGTWRFPGIGEFQCYDKYMKASLMACAEAAGQSGWGKTGPHDSGYYSQFPEDAGFFRREGTWDSDYGRFFLKWYSETLLSHGDRLLGAAAGVFQGTGAKLSGKVAGIHWHYGSKSHAAELTAGYYNTRQTDGYLPIARLFKKHGVVLNFTCFEMKDYEHPQHARCSPEGLLRQVTTVCRQNDVQIAGENALQRYDGGAYGQIIHNSNLKLQGNSEQNARPMNAFTYLRMNPQMFQSENWRQFVWFVRNMSEGRTLHHGEEEHRQTELKFNASTALRNEAAALMHA; the protein is encoded by the exons ATGACGTTgatgttttcttcttcttctaatgTTGGGGCGCTTGGATCCAAGTGTTTCAGTAAGGGTTTTTCATCTGATTCAGATGGCCTTAGGCTCACAAGCCCCAGGCATAATAGAGCTGTGTCCCTGAAGAGTAATATTAGTACTGGTACAACTTCCAGAGTTAATTGTCTGAGAAGCAGTAGGCGTTTGAAGACTTTGTGTGAGGCTTGCACAATGCAGTGTGATGAAAAGTTGATCCATGAAAGCCCCAGTGGGAGAAAGGCTCAGAATGTTAAAGGAGTTCCTGTTTTTGTCATGCTGCCTCTTGATACTGTGAATTTTAATGGCAGCTTGAACAGAAAGCGTGCTATGAATGCCAGTCTTTTGGCCCTGAAAAGTGCGGGAGTGAGAGGAGTTATGGTCGATGTGTGGTGGGGTTTGGTTGAAAAGGACGGCCCTATGCAGTACAACTGGTCTGGTTACAGAGAGCTTGTCGACATGGTGGCCAAGCATGGATTGGAGCTTCAGGCTGTCATGTCGTTTCATCAGTGTGGAGGCAATGTTGGCGACAGTTGCAA TATTCCTTTGCCTGGATGGGTTCTCCAAGAAGTGCATCAAAATCCGGATATGGTGTATACTGACAAACAAGGAAGGAGAAATCACGAGTATATTTCACTGGGGTGCGACACCATGCCTCTGCTCAAGGGAAGGTCACCCATTCAAGTTTATACGGATTATATGGCCAGTTTCAGGGATACATTCAAGGATGCGCTTGGGAATGTCATTGTG GAAATTCAAGTGGGCATGGGACCTTGTGGTGAACTGAGGTACCCATCGTACCCTGAAAGCAATGGGACATGGCGCTTCCCTGGGATTGGAGAGTTTCAGTGCTATGACAAG TACATGAAGGCATCACTGATGGCTTGTGCAGAGGCAGCAGGACAGAGCGGTTGGGGCAAAACAGGGCCTCACGATTCAGGGTACTATAGCCAGTTCCCTGAAGACGCCGGATTCTTCCGCAGAGAAGGAACATGGGACTCAGATTACGGCCGCTTCTTTCTCAAGTGGTACTCAGAAACCCTGCTTTCACACGGTGACCGTCTTCTGGGCGCCGCTGCGGGCGTTTTCCAGGGCACCGGAGCCAAGCTTTCCGGCAAAGTAGCAGGAATCCATTGGCACTACGGCTCTAAATCTCACGCTGCAGAGCTCACCGCCGGCTACTATAATACCAGACAAACAGACGGCTATCTTCCCATAGCTCGTCTCTTCAAAAAGCATGGCGTTGTTCTGAATTTCACCTGCTTTGAAATGAAAGATTATGAACATCCTCAACATGCTCGGTGCAGTCCAGAAGGCCTTCTCAGGCAGGTTACTACTGTCTGCAGACAGAATGATGTTCAGATTGCTGGAGAAAATGCCCTTCAGAGGTATGACGGTGGAGCTTATGGCCAAATCATTCATAACTCAAATCTCAAGCTGCAGGGCAATTCAGAGCAAAATGCGAGGCCAATGAACGCTTTCACTTATCTGAGGATGAATCCACAGATGTTTCAGAGTGAAAACTGGCGACAGTTTGTGTGGTTTGTGAGGAACATGTCTGAGGGTCGAACCCTGCACCATGGCGAGGAAGAGCACAGGCAAACTGAGCTCAAATTTAATGCCAGCACGGCTCTCAGAAATGAGGCTGCAGCTCTCATGCACGCTTAG